In Piliocolobus tephrosceles isolate RC106 chromosome 6, ASM277652v3, whole genome shotgun sequence, the following are encoded in one genomic region:
- the LINGO1 gene encoding leucine-rich repeat and immunoglobulin-like domain-containing nogo receptor-interacting protein 1 isoform X2: MQVSERMLAGGVRSMPSPLLACWQPILLLVLGSVLSGSATGCPPRCECSAQDRAVLCHRKRFVAVPEGIPTETRLLDLGKNRIKTLNQDEFASFPHLEELELNENIVSAVEPGAFNNLFNLRTLGLRSNRLKLIPLGVFTGLSNLTKLDISENKIVILLDYMFQDLYNLKSLEVGDNDLVYISHRAFSGLNSLEQLTLEKCNLTSIPTEALSHLHGLIVLRLRHLNINAIRDYSFKRLYRLKVLEISHWPYLDTMTPNCLYGLNLTSLSITHCNLTVVPYLAVRHLVYLRFLNLSYNPISTIEGSMLHELLRLQEIQLVGGQLAVVEPYAFRGLNYLRVLNVSGNQLTTLEESVFHSVGNLETLILDSNPLACDCRLLWVFRRRWRLNFNRQQPTCATPEFVQGKEFKDFPDVLLPNYFTCRRARIRDRKAQQVFVDEGHTVQFVCRADGDPPPAILWLSPRKHLVSAKSNGRLTVFPDGTLEVRYAQVQDNGTYLCIAANAGGNDSMPAHLHVRSYSPDWPHQPNKTFAFISNQPGEGEANSTRATVPFPFDIKTLIIATTMGFISFLGVVLFCLVLLFLWSRGKGNTKHNIEIEYVPRKSDAGISSADAPRKFNMKMI; the protein is encoded by the coding sequence GTGAGCGAGAGGATGCTGGCGGGGGGTGTGAGGAGCATGCCCAGCCCCCTCCTGGCCTGCTGGCAGCCCATTCTCCTGCTGGTGCTGGGCTCGGTGCTGTCAGGCTCAGCCACAGGCTGCCCTCCCCGTTGCGAGTGCTCTGCCCAGGACCGTGCTGTGCTCTGCCACCGCAAGCGCTTTGTGGCAGTGCCTGAGGGCATCCCCACCGAGACGCGCCTGCTAGACCTGGGGAAGAACCGCATCAAAACGCTCAACCAGGACGAGTTCGCCAGCTTCCCGCACCTGGAGGAGCTGGAGCTCAACGAGAACATCGTGAGCGCCGTGGAGCCTGGCGCCTTCAACAACCTTTTCAACCTCCGGACGCTGGGTCTCCGCAGCAACCGCCTGAAGCTCATCCCGCTGGGCGTCTTCACTGGCCTCAGCAACTTGACCAAGCTGGACATCAGTGAGAACAAGATCGTTATCCTGCTGGACTACATGTTCCAGGACCTGTACAACCTCAAGTCACTGGAGGTTGGCGACAATGACCTCGTCTACATCTCCCACCGCGCCTTCAGCGGCCTCAACAGCCTGGAGCAGCTGACGCTGGAGAAATGCAACCTGACCTCCATCCCCACGGAGGCGCTGTCCCACCTGCACGGCCTCATCGTCCTGAGGCTCCGGCACCTCAACATCAATGCCATCCGGGACTACTCCTTCAAGAGGTTGTACCGACTCAAGGTCTTGGAGATCTCCCACTGGCCCTACTTGGACACCATGACACCCAACTGCCTCTACGGCCTCAACCTGACGTCCCTGTCCATCACACACTGCAATCTGACCGTTGTGCCCTACCTGGCTGTCCGCCACCTAGTCTATCTCCGCTTCCTCAACCTCTCCTACAACCCCATCAGCACCATTGAGGGCTCCATGTTGCATGAGTTGCTCCGGCTGCAGGAGATCCAGCTGGTGGGCGGGCAGCTGGCCGTGGTGGAGCCCTATGCCTTCCGCGGCCTCAACTACCTGCGCGTGCTCAATGTCTCTGGCAACCAGCTGACCACGCTGGAAGAATCGGTCTTCCACTCGGTGGGCAACCTGGAGACGCTCATCCTGGACTCCAACCCACTGGCCTGCGACTGTCGGCTCCTGTGGGTGTTCCGGCGCCGCTGGCGGCTCAACTTCAACCGGCAGCAGCCCACGTGCGCCACGCCCGAGTTCGTCCAGGGCAAGGAGTTCAAGGACTTCCCTGATGTGCTACTGCCCAACTACTTCACCTGCCGCCGCGCCCGCATCCGGGACCGCAAGGCCCAGCAGGTGTTTGTGGATGAGGGCCACACGGTGCAGTTTGTGTGCCGGGCCGATGGCGACCCGCCGCCCGCCATCCTCTGGCTCTCACCCCGAAAGCACCTGGTCTCGGCCAAGAGCAATGGGCGGCTCACAGTCTTCCCTGATGGCACGCTGGAGGTGCGCTACGCCCAGGTACAGGACAATGGCACGTACCTGTGCATCGCGGCCAATGCAGGCGGCAACGACTCCATGCCCGCCCACCTGCATGTGCGCAGCTACTCGCCTGACTGGCCCCATCAGCCCAACAAGACCTTCGCCTTCATCTCCAACCAGCCGGGCGAGGGAGAGGCCAACAGCACCCGAGCCACTGTGCCTTTCCCCTTCGACATCAAGACCCTCATCATCGCCACCACCATGGGCTTCATCTCTTTCCTGGGCGTCGTCCTCTTCTGCCTGGTGCTGCTGTTTCTCTGGAGCCGGGGCAAGGGCAACACAAAGCACAACATCGAGATCGAGTATGTCCCCCGAAAGTCGGACGCAGGCATCAGCTCCGCCGACGCGCCCCGCAAGTTCAACATGAAGATGATATGA
- the LINGO1 gene encoding leucine-rich repeat and immunoglobulin-like domain-containing nogo receptor-interacting protein 1 isoform X3: MLAGGVRSMPSPLLACWQPILLLVLGSVLSGSATGCPPRCECSAQDRAVLCHRKRFVAVPEGIPTETRLLDLGKNRIKTLNQDEFASFPHLEELELNENIVSAVEPGAFNNLFNLRTLGLRSNRLKLIPLGVFTGLSNLTKLDISENKIVILLDYMFQDLYNLKSLEVGDNDLVYISHRAFSGLNSLEQLTLEKCNLTSIPTEALSHLHGLIVLRLRHLNINAIRDYSFKRLYRLKVLEISHWPYLDTMTPNCLYGLNLTSLSITHCNLTVVPYLAVRHLVYLRFLNLSYNPISTIEGSMLHELLRLQEIQLVGGQLAVVEPYAFRGLNYLRVLNVSGNQLTTLEESVFHSVGNLETLILDSNPLACDCRLLWVFRRRWRLNFNRQQPTCATPEFVQGKEFKDFPDVLLPNYFTCRRARIRDRKAQQVFVDEGHTVQFVCRADGDPPPAILWLSPRKHLVSAKSNGRLTVFPDGTLEVRYAQVQDNGTYLCIAANAGGNDSMPAHLHVRSYSPDWPHQPNKTFAFISNQPGEGEANSTRATVPFPFDIKTLIIATTMGFISFLGVVLFCLVLLFLWSRGKGNTKHNIEIEYVPRKSDAGISSADAPRKFNMKMI; encoded by the coding sequence ATGCTGGCGGGGGGTGTGAGGAGCATGCCCAGCCCCCTCCTGGCCTGCTGGCAGCCCATTCTCCTGCTGGTGCTGGGCTCGGTGCTGTCAGGCTCAGCCACAGGCTGCCCTCCCCGTTGCGAGTGCTCTGCCCAGGACCGTGCTGTGCTCTGCCACCGCAAGCGCTTTGTGGCAGTGCCTGAGGGCATCCCCACCGAGACGCGCCTGCTAGACCTGGGGAAGAACCGCATCAAAACGCTCAACCAGGACGAGTTCGCCAGCTTCCCGCACCTGGAGGAGCTGGAGCTCAACGAGAACATCGTGAGCGCCGTGGAGCCTGGCGCCTTCAACAACCTTTTCAACCTCCGGACGCTGGGTCTCCGCAGCAACCGCCTGAAGCTCATCCCGCTGGGCGTCTTCACTGGCCTCAGCAACTTGACCAAGCTGGACATCAGTGAGAACAAGATCGTTATCCTGCTGGACTACATGTTCCAGGACCTGTACAACCTCAAGTCACTGGAGGTTGGCGACAATGACCTCGTCTACATCTCCCACCGCGCCTTCAGCGGCCTCAACAGCCTGGAGCAGCTGACGCTGGAGAAATGCAACCTGACCTCCATCCCCACGGAGGCGCTGTCCCACCTGCACGGCCTCATCGTCCTGAGGCTCCGGCACCTCAACATCAATGCCATCCGGGACTACTCCTTCAAGAGGTTGTACCGACTCAAGGTCTTGGAGATCTCCCACTGGCCCTACTTGGACACCATGACACCCAACTGCCTCTACGGCCTCAACCTGACGTCCCTGTCCATCACACACTGCAATCTGACCGTTGTGCCCTACCTGGCTGTCCGCCACCTAGTCTATCTCCGCTTCCTCAACCTCTCCTACAACCCCATCAGCACCATTGAGGGCTCCATGTTGCATGAGTTGCTCCGGCTGCAGGAGATCCAGCTGGTGGGCGGGCAGCTGGCCGTGGTGGAGCCCTATGCCTTCCGCGGCCTCAACTACCTGCGCGTGCTCAATGTCTCTGGCAACCAGCTGACCACGCTGGAAGAATCGGTCTTCCACTCGGTGGGCAACCTGGAGACGCTCATCCTGGACTCCAACCCACTGGCCTGCGACTGTCGGCTCCTGTGGGTGTTCCGGCGCCGCTGGCGGCTCAACTTCAACCGGCAGCAGCCCACGTGCGCCACGCCCGAGTTCGTCCAGGGCAAGGAGTTCAAGGACTTCCCTGATGTGCTACTGCCCAACTACTTCACCTGCCGCCGCGCCCGCATCCGGGACCGCAAGGCCCAGCAGGTGTTTGTGGATGAGGGCCACACGGTGCAGTTTGTGTGCCGGGCCGATGGCGACCCGCCGCCCGCCATCCTCTGGCTCTCACCCCGAAAGCACCTGGTCTCGGCCAAGAGCAATGGGCGGCTCACAGTCTTCCCTGATGGCACGCTGGAGGTGCGCTACGCCCAGGTACAGGACAATGGCACGTACCTGTGCATCGCGGCCAATGCAGGCGGCAACGACTCCATGCCCGCCCACCTGCATGTGCGCAGCTACTCGCCTGACTGGCCCCATCAGCCCAACAAGACCTTCGCCTTCATCTCCAACCAGCCGGGCGAGGGAGAGGCCAACAGCACCCGAGCCACTGTGCCTTTCCCCTTCGACATCAAGACCCTCATCATCGCCACCACCATGGGCTTCATCTCTTTCCTGGGCGTCGTCCTCTTCTGCCTGGTGCTGCTGTTTCTCTGGAGCCGGGGCAAGGGCAACACAAAGCACAACATCGAGATCGAGTATGTCCCCCGAAAGTCGGACGCAGGCATCAGCTCCGCCGACGCGCCCCGCAAGTTCAACATGAAGATGATATGA
- the LINGO1 gene encoding leucine-rich repeat and immunoglobulin-like domain-containing nogo receptor-interacting protein 1 isoform X1, which translates to MVQLEQKVSERMLAGGVRSMPSPLLACWQPILLLVLGSVLSGSATGCPPRCECSAQDRAVLCHRKRFVAVPEGIPTETRLLDLGKNRIKTLNQDEFASFPHLEELELNENIVSAVEPGAFNNLFNLRTLGLRSNRLKLIPLGVFTGLSNLTKLDISENKIVILLDYMFQDLYNLKSLEVGDNDLVYISHRAFSGLNSLEQLTLEKCNLTSIPTEALSHLHGLIVLRLRHLNINAIRDYSFKRLYRLKVLEISHWPYLDTMTPNCLYGLNLTSLSITHCNLTVVPYLAVRHLVYLRFLNLSYNPISTIEGSMLHELLRLQEIQLVGGQLAVVEPYAFRGLNYLRVLNVSGNQLTTLEESVFHSVGNLETLILDSNPLACDCRLLWVFRRRWRLNFNRQQPTCATPEFVQGKEFKDFPDVLLPNYFTCRRARIRDRKAQQVFVDEGHTVQFVCRADGDPPPAILWLSPRKHLVSAKSNGRLTVFPDGTLEVRYAQVQDNGTYLCIAANAGGNDSMPAHLHVRSYSPDWPHQPNKTFAFISNQPGEGEANSTRATVPFPFDIKTLIIATTMGFISFLGVVLFCLVLLFLWSRGKGNTKHNIEIEYVPRKSDAGISSADAPRKFNMKMI; encoded by the coding sequence GTGAGCGAGAGGATGCTGGCGGGGGGTGTGAGGAGCATGCCCAGCCCCCTCCTGGCCTGCTGGCAGCCCATTCTCCTGCTGGTGCTGGGCTCGGTGCTGTCAGGCTCAGCCACAGGCTGCCCTCCCCGTTGCGAGTGCTCTGCCCAGGACCGTGCTGTGCTCTGCCACCGCAAGCGCTTTGTGGCAGTGCCTGAGGGCATCCCCACCGAGACGCGCCTGCTAGACCTGGGGAAGAACCGCATCAAAACGCTCAACCAGGACGAGTTCGCCAGCTTCCCGCACCTGGAGGAGCTGGAGCTCAACGAGAACATCGTGAGCGCCGTGGAGCCTGGCGCCTTCAACAACCTTTTCAACCTCCGGACGCTGGGTCTCCGCAGCAACCGCCTGAAGCTCATCCCGCTGGGCGTCTTCACTGGCCTCAGCAACTTGACCAAGCTGGACATCAGTGAGAACAAGATCGTTATCCTGCTGGACTACATGTTCCAGGACCTGTACAACCTCAAGTCACTGGAGGTTGGCGACAATGACCTCGTCTACATCTCCCACCGCGCCTTCAGCGGCCTCAACAGCCTGGAGCAGCTGACGCTGGAGAAATGCAACCTGACCTCCATCCCCACGGAGGCGCTGTCCCACCTGCACGGCCTCATCGTCCTGAGGCTCCGGCACCTCAACATCAATGCCATCCGGGACTACTCCTTCAAGAGGTTGTACCGACTCAAGGTCTTGGAGATCTCCCACTGGCCCTACTTGGACACCATGACACCCAACTGCCTCTACGGCCTCAACCTGACGTCCCTGTCCATCACACACTGCAATCTGACCGTTGTGCCCTACCTGGCTGTCCGCCACCTAGTCTATCTCCGCTTCCTCAACCTCTCCTACAACCCCATCAGCACCATTGAGGGCTCCATGTTGCATGAGTTGCTCCGGCTGCAGGAGATCCAGCTGGTGGGCGGGCAGCTGGCCGTGGTGGAGCCCTATGCCTTCCGCGGCCTCAACTACCTGCGCGTGCTCAATGTCTCTGGCAACCAGCTGACCACGCTGGAAGAATCGGTCTTCCACTCGGTGGGCAACCTGGAGACGCTCATCCTGGACTCCAACCCACTGGCCTGCGACTGTCGGCTCCTGTGGGTGTTCCGGCGCCGCTGGCGGCTCAACTTCAACCGGCAGCAGCCCACGTGCGCCACGCCCGAGTTCGTCCAGGGCAAGGAGTTCAAGGACTTCCCTGATGTGCTACTGCCCAACTACTTCACCTGCCGCCGCGCCCGCATCCGGGACCGCAAGGCCCAGCAGGTGTTTGTGGATGAGGGCCACACGGTGCAGTTTGTGTGCCGGGCCGATGGCGACCCGCCGCCCGCCATCCTCTGGCTCTCACCCCGAAAGCACCTGGTCTCGGCCAAGAGCAATGGGCGGCTCACAGTCTTCCCTGATGGCACGCTGGAGGTGCGCTACGCCCAGGTACAGGACAATGGCACGTACCTGTGCATCGCGGCCAATGCAGGCGGCAACGACTCCATGCCCGCCCACCTGCATGTGCGCAGCTACTCGCCTGACTGGCCCCATCAGCCCAACAAGACCTTCGCCTTCATCTCCAACCAGCCGGGCGAGGGAGAGGCCAACAGCACCCGAGCCACTGTGCCTTTCCCCTTCGACATCAAGACCCTCATCATCGCCACCACCATGGGCTTCATCTCTTTCCTGGGCGTCGTCCTCTTCTGCCTGGTGCTGCTGTTTCTCTGGAGCCGGGGCAAGGGCAACACAAAGCACAACATCGAGATCGAGTATGTCCCCCGAAAGTCGGACGCAGGCATCAGCTCCGCCGACGCGCCCCGCAAGTTCAACATGAAGATGATATGA